One Pelagicoccus enzymogenes DNA window includes the following coding sequences:
- a CDS encoding rhomboid family intramembrane serine protease has translation MNFNPVRSTHTHRPLFYLGKIPMDATNTLVALHALTALIVTFGSGWAAATWFNELVYSAAAVKDLRIWTLLTYPFVHGIDLWFAIGLYFFWRFGGEVENLLGTRKFIWLYAALTALPALGLLALSPLIGDLPLIGEGSVHFAIFVGFALIYPSAPMWFNIQVKWFVLLIVGVQTLQYLGYKSWGNLAALWLSILTAFIILHLEGVRSCHAMTDWIQAKLNIKIVTKSKSQPSRSKSVPSITRSKKIDDILDKISRTGFQSLTAEERAALDESSSRYSNRKKR, from the coding sequence ATGAATTTCAATCCAGTCCGTTCCACTCATACCCACCGCCCGCTTTTCTACCTTGGGAAGATTCCCATGGACGCGACCAATACCCTTGTCGCCCTCCACGCCCTGACCGCGCTCATCGTCACTTTCGGCTCCGGCTGGGCTGCCGCCACTTGGTTCAACGAGCTCGTCTATTCGGCCGCGGCGGTAAAAGACCTTCGCATCTGGACCCTGCTTACCTACCCCTTCGTGCACGGCATCGACCTCTGGTTCGCTATCGGTCTCTACTTCTTCTGGCGTTTCGGCGGTGAGGTGGAAAACCTTCTGGGCACCAGAAAGTTTATCTGGCTCTACGCCGCCCTGACAGCCCTGCCAGCATTGGGACTGCTCGCCCTTTCACCCCTCATCGGCGACCTTCCGCTCATCGGCGAAGGCAGCGTGCACTTCGCCATCTTCGTGGGCTTCGCCCTCATCTATCCTAGCGCCCCCATGTGGTTCAACATCCAGGTCAAATGGTTCGTCCTGCTGATCGTTGGCGTGCAAACCTTGCAGTACCTTGGCTACAAGTCCTGGGGCAACCTCGCCGCCCTCTGGCTCTCGATCCTAACCGCCTTCATCATCTTGCACCTCGAGGGCGTACGTAGTTGCCACGCCATGACGGATTGGATTCAGGCCAAGCTAAACATCAAGATCGTCACCAAATCCAAAAGTCAGCCATCCCGGAGCAAGAGCGTCCCCTCCATAACCCGCAGCAAAAAGATCGACGACATCCTCGACAAGATTTCCCGCACCGGCTTCCAGAGCCTCACGGCCGAAGAACGAGCCGCCCTCGACGAAAGCAGCTCCCGCTACAGCAACCGCAAAAAACGCTGA
- a CDS encoding fibronectin type III domain-containing protein: protein MAHKLLAILLTATLSASSNLLLAGSNPPHPEGLLLRGFESEAALNRRGDQAVLNGVQTTVRIDAAGEVSSSASAADLAPLVGWYRDRGQYYSAYADFGPGIGSAIGFTDAISSAGKTLTLDGDASNPSIFLDETYQAILTVAKAYVDAGVDAIHYDTAWVTLDAGPFDAATLVAFRDWLNARYDETTLQSYVDSSYDDATFDYGAFLRSEGVTASNYATATIDGVKLGSTKHWRLWQAFLRYKEREVIATLVDEVNTYAQSEIGREIGFYFNRYGFINRPADRWFLAEYASGDLGETHFGGQSWEYADGYNLEPVFRANLKTYDNRFEPWNAPPATNTAVQSLFLAESIANNGVATWEDAYPATAPIARLAKQYEDQLDHTPLSQAAIFYPLATALHTETLQVGPDPGLLGGDHYWYLGLGYIMQELEINYDVAFGGDGLGMPDTFATEDISDYAVVFASEAIQVTDSQFTELMDYVNNGGTLIVSGSNVFRYDALGNDKSSTRSYDSKTWSQLFGSVGNTSIGSGTLKVVSLDPWGSTGYTDQPSSSNLTTALAGFEAALPSTLERVTNAATGDVRVLSYVDSSDYSRVYQLLNYSFNGSGTSITSQSNFTLTFPTPAEFPSPTEYQSESVATYVASADSTPTTLAITDLENGFSQVTIPSLNYWGILRIGSAITERDHPNIAPIAYFDSLFSYEVFNSTETRSLTYSAFDDDEITQLQVYYSKKDTGTGEFGAWTADQIIAGNGSNEIVDASVDYTLPSEGHFRLQIVATDSDSASNALLGDDAFDTEVGYDTTAMDRSSLVVTPLHGTASGAVITSPLTPSFTFTGHSDPISGYGQYNWSWNNGGNTIDGGGNPLTESITLDSIPAIVEGEYGEYGLSLRFQNGAQIWDDSETEYTLIYTIAPTYDGAEVNESTTSGSNVDFTLDYTSVYGDVSIQWYKDDVAIDGQTEGTLSLFSVTSDDNGTYHATIANPAGEITSPDFNLTVSTPLEVTQQPAGAILNEGESFSVTVEARGTGTLNYQWTLEGVDIPGATSSTYSVNSAVRATHHGHYRARITDDLTSITSNGAFVQISNQPGGGGGGGGSTPTAPSNLNGSDNGTDSVTLTWQDNSNNETGFALERRQQGTDNWISVSGAIPTNNTQFVDATDIGNDTYEYRIKATGSSGDSSYSNVAAVSRSSGPGPLAAPTSLSASDNTAHVRLEWTDNATSETGYTIEWKLQSSSTWQVFANIGANSNAFTHPVNIGSDTYEYRVKATNNGESSDYSNVASVSREGGGGGGEITPPAAPANLAAEDKTSKVTLTWDDLSNDETGFSIQRRKQGDQTWSQLATTAANVTTYNDNLDIGTDSFEYRVAADKGEVASGYSNVATVKREGGGEITPPAAPANLAAEDKTSKVTLTWDDLSNDETGFSIQRRKQGDQTWSQLATTAANSTTYDDNLDIGTDTFEYRVAADKGEVASDYSNVAMVSRPVSGSDIHLIAIVNGPVKLELDLKTTDTVETLRNEIASALQASGDELQIFLGASELATPSQSLEDAGFADGDQFTVTRTEDSANSNYTSWQLAHLGNTRENRLPHEDANHDGIANLLHYAFGSSPTEIDLVANHVNIELTATGFSVSYHRNKNASGITLEIESFNFETEAWETLSSLSETTQDTAEAHIEKVTVQYPVATDGQLMLRLKTGS, encoded by the coding sequence ATGGCTCACAAACTTCTGGCGATCCTCCTTACCGCTACGCTTTCTGCTAGCTCGAACCTACTCCTAGCCGGCTCCAATCCGCCCCACCCCGAAGGCCTCCTGCTGCGAGGATTCGAGTCCGAAGCCGCCTTGAATCGCCGCGGCGACCAAGCCGTGCTCAACGGCGTGCAAACCACCGTCCGCATCGACGCCGCCGGCGAAGTCAGTTCCTCCGCGTCCGCCGCCGACCTCGCGCCTCTCGTCGGCTGGTACCGCGACCGCGGCCAATACTACTCCGCCTACGCCGACTTCGGCCCGGGCATCGGCAGCGCCATCGGCTTCACCGACGCCATCAGCTCCGCAGGCAAGACCCTCACCCTCGACGGCGACGCGTCCAATCCCAGCATCTTTCTCGACGAAACCTACCAAGCCATCCTCACCGTAGCCAAAGCGTACGTCGACGCTGGAGTGGACGCCATCCACTACGACACCGCATGGGTCACCCTCGACGCAGGACCCTTCGACGCCGCCACCCTCGTAGCATTCCGCGACTGGCTAAACGCCCGCTACGACGAAACCACCCTGCAAAGCTACGTCGACTCCAGCTACGACGATGCCACCTTCGACTACGGGGCCTTCCTGCGATCCGAAGGAGTCACCGCATCCAACTACGCCACCGCGACCATCGACGGCGTGAAGCTCGGATCCACCAAGCATTGGCGTCTCTGGCAAGCCTTCCTCCGCTACAAGGAACGCGAAGTCATCGCCACCCTCGTCGACGAGGTGAACACCTACGCCCAGAGCGAGATCGGACGCGAAATCGGCTTCTACTTCAACCGCTACGGTTTCATCAATCGCCCTGCCGATCGCTGGTTCCTCGCGGAATACGCTTCCGGCGACCTCGGCGAAACCCACTTCGGCGGTCAATCCTGGGAATACGCAGACGGCTACAACCTCGAGCCCGTCTTCCGCGCCAACCTCAAAACCTACGACAACCGCTTCGAGCCCTGGAACGCTCCGCCCGCCACTAACACCGCCGTACAAAGCCTCTTCCTAGCCGAATCCATCGCCAACAACGGCGTCGCCACCTGGGAAGACGCCTACCCCGCCACTGCCCCCATCGCTCGTCTCGCCAAGCAATACGAGGACCAGCTCGACCACACCCCTCTCAGCCAAGCCGCCATCTTCTATCCGCTGGCCACCGCCCTGCACACCGAAACCCTGCAAGTCGGCCCCGACCCTGGGCTTCTCGGCGGCGACCACTACTGGTATCTAGGCCTTGGATACATCATGCAAGAGCTTGAGATCAACTACGACGTGGCCTTCGGCGGCGACGGTCTCGGCATGCCCGACACCTTTGCCACCGAGGATATCAGCGACTACGCAGTCGTCTTCGCCTCGGAAGCCATCCAAGTGACTGACAGCCAGTTCACCGAACTCATGGACTACGTCAACAATGGCGGAACCCTCATCGTTTCCGGAAGCAACGTCTTCCGCTACGACGCCCTCGGCAATGACAAATCCTCCACCCGCTCCTACGACAGCAAAACCTGGAGCCAGCTTTTCGGCTCCGTCGGAAACACCAGCATCGGAAGCGGAACCCTCAAGGTCGTCAGCCTCGATCCTTGGGGAAGCACCGGCTACACCGACCAACCGAGCTCCTCCAACCTCACCACCGCCTTGGCAGGCTTCGAAGCTGCCTTGCCTAGCACCCTCGAGCGCGTCACCAACGCGGCGACGGGCGATGTTCGCGTCCTCAGCTACGTGGACAGCTCCGACTACTCCCGCGTGTACCAACTCCTCAACTACAGTTTCAACGGATCCGGAACAAGCATCACCTCCCAGAGCAACTTCACGCTCACTTTCCCCACTCCAGCCGAATTCCCCAGCCCGACCGAATACCAATCCGAATCGGTCGCCACCTACGTCGCTTCCGCTGACAGCACGCCCACCACCCTCGCCATCACCGACCTCGAAAACGGTTTCTCCCAAGTCACGATCCCCAGCCTCAACTACTGGGGAATCCTCCGTATCGGATCTGCCATTACAGAACGCGACCACCCAAACATCGCCCCTATCGCCTACTTTGACTCTCTCTTCAGCTACGAAGTGTTCAATTCCACAGAAACGCGTAGCCTGACCTATAGCGCCTTCGACGACGACGAAATCACCCAACTGCAAGTCTACTACTCAAAGAAAGACACCGGTACGGGCGAGTTCGGAGCTTGGACAGCCGACCAGATTATCGCAGGAAACGGCTCCAATGAGATCGTCGATGCCTCCGTCGATTATACCCTTCCCTCCGAGGGGCACTTCCGCCTCCAAATAGTCGCCACGGACAGCGACTCAGCGAGCAACGCGCTCCTCGGCGACGACGCTTTCGACACCGAAGTCGGCTACGACACCACTGCCATGGACCGTAGCAGCCTCGTCGTAACACCGCTGCACGGAACCGCCAGCGGAGCTGTCATCACCTCTCCCCTCACCCCGAGCTTCACCTTCACGGGACACAGCGACCCCATTTCCGGCTACGGCCAATACAACTGGTCCTGGAACAACGGGGGCAACACCATCGACGGCGGCGGCAACCCCCTCACCGAAAGTATCACCTTAGACTCTATCCCCGCAATTGTGGAAGGCGAATACGGCGAATACGGCCTTAGCCTCCGCTTCCAAAACGGAGCTCAGATCTGGGACGATTCAGAAACTGAATACACCCTCATTTACACGATTGCACCCACATACGACGGTGCAGAAGTCAACGAATCCACTACCAGCGGATCCAACGTCGACTTCACTCTGGACTATACCAGCGTCTACGGAGACGTATCCATCCAATGGTACAAAGACGACGTCGCCATCGACGGGCAAACAGAGGGCACTCTCAGCCTCTTCTCCGTAACCTCCGACGACAACGGCACCTACCACGCCACCATCGCCAACCCAGCGGGCGAAATCACCTCCCCCGACTTCAACCTCACCGTAAGCACTCCCCTCGAAGTCACCCAACAGCCCGCAGGAGCCATCCTGAACGAAGGCGAGTCCTTCTCCGTCACCGTGGAAGCCCGCGGCACCGGTACCCTTAACTACCAATGGACGCTCGAGGGCGTCGACATCCCCGGCGCCACCAGCTCCACCTACAGCGTCAATTCCGCCGTACGCGCCACTCACCACGGCCACTACCGAGCGCGCATTACCGACGACCTTACCTCCATCACCAGCAACGGAGCCTTCGTGCAAATTAGCAACCAACCCGGCGGCGGAGGAGGAGGAGGCGGATCTACGCCCACCGCTCCTAGCAATCTGAACGGCAGCGACAACGGCACCGATTCCGTCACCCTCACTTGGCAGGACAACTCTAACAACGAGACCGGCTTCGCACTCGAACGCCGCCAACAAGGCACAGACAATTGGATTTCCGTATCCGGAGCCATTCCCACCAACAACACCCAATTCGTGGACGCTACCGACATCGGAAACGACACCTACGAATACCGCATCAAAGCCACCGGCAGCTCCGGCGACTCCAGCTATTCAAACGTCGCCGCCGTTAGCCGCTCCTCCGGTCCAGGACCGCTCGCCGCACCCACCAGCCTCTCCGCCAGCGACAACACCGCTCACGTGAGACTCGAGTGGACCGACAATGCGACCTCAGAAACTGGATACACCATCGAGTGGAAGCTCCAATCATCCAGCACCTGGCAGGTATTCGCAAACATCGGAGCCAATTCCAACGCCTTCACGCATCCGGTCAACATCGGCAGCGACACCTACGAATACCGCGTCAAAGCCACCAACAACGGTGAAAGCTCCGACTACTCCAATGTCGCCTCCGTTTCTCGCGAAGGTGGAGGCGGGGGAGGAGAAATCACTCCGCCAGCCGCCCCCGCCAACCTCGCCGCCGAGGATAAAACCAGCAAGGTAACCCTCACTTGGGACGACCTCTCCAACGACGAAACCGGCTTCTCCATCCAGCGCCGCAAGCAGGGCGATCAAACCTGGAGCCAGCTCGCCACCACCGCCGCCAACGTCACCACCTACAACGACAACCTCGACATCGGAACCGACTCCTTCGAATACCGCGTTGCGGCCGACAAGGGCGAAGTCGCATCCGGCTACTCAAACGTAGCGACGGTAAAGCGCGAAGGAGGAGGAGAAATCACTCCGCCAGCCGCCCCCGCCAACCTCGCCGCCGAGGACAAAACCAGCAAGGTAACCCTCACTTGGGACGACCTCTCCAACGACGAAACCGGATTCTCCATCCAGCGCCGCAAGCAGGGCGATCAAACCTGGAGCCAACTCGCCACCACCGCCGCCAACTCCACCACCTACGACGACAACCTCGACATTGGAACCGACACCTTCGAATACCGCGTCGCCGCCGACAAAGGCGAAGTCGCATCCGACTACTCAAACGTAGCGATGGTCTCTCGCCCCGTATCCGGCTCCGACATACATCTGATCGCCATCGTGAACGGTCCCGTGAAACTGGAGCTCGATCTCAAAACGACAGATACTGTGGAAACGCTCCGCAACGAGATCGCGAGCGCCTTGCAAGCCTCCGGCGACGAGCTGCAGATATTTCTCGGTGCCAGCGAACTCGCCACGCCGAGCCAATCCCTCGAAGACGCCGGCTTCGCGGATGGCGACCAATTCACCGTCACCCGCACCGAGGACAGCGCCAACAGCAACTACACCAGCTGGCAGCTCGCCCACCTCGGCAATACCCGCGAAAACCGCCTCCCGCACGAAGACGCGAATCACGACGGAATCGCCAACCTCCTGCACTACGCCTTCGGAAGTTCGCCCACCGAAATCGATCTGGTCGCCAATCACGTGAACATCGAGCTCACCGCAACCGGGTTCTCCGTAAGCTACCACAGAAACAAAAACGCTAGCGGCATCACCCTCGAAATCGAAAGCTTCAACTTCGAAACGGAAGCCTGGGAAACCCTCAGCTCCCTCAGCGAGACCACGCAAGACACCGCCGAAGCGCACATCGAGAAAGTCACCGTGCAGTATCCAGTCGCCACCGACGGCCAGCTCATGCTCCGCCTCAAGACCGGCTCCTGA
- a CDS encoding GTPase/DUF3482 domain-containing protein, whose translation MKSLPRFAIIGHPNEGKSSIVATLSLNDAVAISPTPGETVQQQRFDLKAGERTIIEFVDTPGFQNPQATLQWFRENEGVGEDRVERFIETHGGDPDFHHDCELLRPIVEGAGILYVVDASRPMTAVDTAEMEILRLTAKPRMAIINPKSNESRFLQSWKTAFRQHFNSVRTFNAQTARYLDRIELLEALKSIDQDWEPALSEAVELVRMDRRRSTERAAEAMVEHLEQALRCSCSSFLEHESGAELEKRRLEDEYRSKLEKIEKRFREQVRDIYAVRKVAVELPENSILAEDLFSERAWQALGLTQKQLAIAGALLGAGIGVGADLAAGGITFGVFASLGAAIGAGSALWKGKDLARAKIKQLPLGGLKVTVGPNVSDQFPFVQLDRFFLYAQFVSNWAHARQEASVSLDDADGKAGLSSSWGQEQLKIATRFVKAVKGGKAEDLESSGAALRQLLVDALG comes from the coding sequence ATGAAAAGCTTACCCCGATTTGCAATTATCGGCCATCCCAACGAAGGGAAGTCTTCGATCGTGGCGACCCTCTCCTTGAACGACGCGGTAGCGATCAGTCCCACGCCAGGAGAGACGGTTCAGCAACAACGCTTCGATTTGAAAGCGGGCGAGCGTACGATTATCGAGTTTGTGGATACGCCTGGGTTTCAGAATCCGCAGGCCACCTTGCAGTGGTTTCGGGAAAATGAGGGTGTGGGGGAGGACCGAGTGGAGCGTTTTATTGAGACGCATGGTGGCGATCCCGATTTTCATCATGACTGCGAGTTGCTACGCCCTATCGTGGAGGGGGCTGGCATCCTCTACGTAGTGGATGCCTCGCGACCGATGACCGCAGTGGACACGGCAGAGATGGAGATCTTGCGCCTAACGGCCAAGCCGCGCATGGCGATCATCAATCCCAAGTCGAATGAGAGCCGTTTCTTGCAAAGTTGGAAGACGGCGTTCCGCCAGCATTTCAATTCGGTTCGCACCTTCAATGCGCAGACGGCACGCTACTTGGATCGTATCGAACTTTTGGAGGCGCTTAAGAGTATCGACCAAGATTGGGAGCCTGCCTTGAGCGAGGCGGTGGAACTGGTTCGTATGGACCGGCGACGTTCGACGGAGCGGGCCGCGGAGGCGATGGTGGAGCATCTCGAGCAAGCGTTGCGGTGCAGCTGTAGTTCTTTTTTGGAACATGAGAGCGGGGCGGAGTTGGAGAAGCGTCGCTTAGAGGACGAATATCGATCCAAGCTGGAGAAAATTGAAAAGCGCTTTCGCGAGCAGGTGCGGGACATTTACGCGGTGCGTAAAGTGGCGGTGGAACTGCCGGAAAATTCGATCTTGGCGGAGGACCTTTTTTCGGAGCGGGCTTGGCAGGCGCTGGGATTGACCCAGAAACAACTGGCGATCGCGGGAGCCTTGCTGGGAGCGGGGATCGGCGTGGGCGCCGACTTGGCGGCGGGCGGCATCACCTTTGGCGTGTTTGCGTCGCTGGGAGCTGCGATCGGGGCGGGCTCGGCCCTCTGGAAGGGGAAGGATTTGGCGAGGGCCAAGATCAAGCAGCTGCCGCTGGGCGGCTTGAAGGTGACGGTAGGGCCGAACGTTTCGGACCAGTTTCCTTTCGTGCAGTTGGATCGATTTTTCCTGTACGCCCAGTTCGTCTCCAACTGGGCTCATGCCCGGCAAGAGGCGAGCGTGAGCTTGGATGACGCGGACGGAAAGGCGGGGCTGAGCTCCAGCTGGGGGCAGGAGCAGCTAAAGATTGCGACGCGTTTCGTGAAGGCGGTCAAGGGCGGCAAGGCTGAGGATTTGGAGTCAAGCGGGGCTGCCTTACGTCAGTTGTTGGTCGATGCCTTGGGCTGA
- a CDS encoding DUF2868 domain-containing protein, whose protein sequence is MKDLGKGGSAKWRLEELVGFECALAKDEGLDWQTLKRQDAETRIEASVLAGGKRREIALAWLRARLADAPEIKLASDSVLHSLRVAGQLLGAGGLLLGLAAATGALAYTGEAPVNVSAFFSVFVLLQALLAAGLIMVFVLPRTWRERLAFGPLFRATRWVLEAIFSRLQSLSARFLSGQQRQDAAEWAGAARRSLALHGNAAKWLAFSKIQAAALFFNFGVLAALLVSVVFSDRAFGWQTTLNAEADSVSQLVRWVAAPWSAFYGEGKGYPDLQQIEGSRIVLKEGIRGLESEDLAAWWRFLALGVLTYGVLPRILFYLLGKWQLRAALARYDFSNASAERLLQRLRPDSPRFDAEKVAQGAEGLEPRVEITGEDASRIRRVCCLCSSELGEAFDLEALRLRLAERWQLWEGKMEVKTYQNGKIAEAAAELGSEVQLALVFESWMPPIREIERQVKALRAQLDKRSLLKIVLLGIPASAEEEISLHPDKQYAEAWRSFVLRLGDPYLILDNPAV, encoded by the coding sequence ATGAAGGACTTAGGAAAAGGGGGATCTGCCAAGTGGCGTTTGGAGGAATTGGTGGGCTTCGAGTGCGCTTTGGCGAAAGACGAGGGCCTGGATTGGCAGACCTTGAAGCGTCAGGATGCGGAGACGCGGATTGAGGCTTCGGTTTTGGCGGGTGGGAAGCGTCGAGAGATCGCTTTGGCGTGGTTGAGGGCTCGCTTGGCGGATGCTCCGGAGATCAAGCTGGCGTCGGATAGCGTGTTGCACTCGCTGCGGGTGGCGGGGCAGTTGCTGGGGGCGGGCGGCTTGCTGCTTGGATTGGCAGCGGCCACGGGCGCTTTGGCTTACACTGGCGAAGCGCCGGTCAACGTTTCTGCCTTCTTCAGCGTTTTCGTCTTGCTGCAGGCCTTGCTGGCAGCGGGGTTGATAATGGTTTTCGTTTTGCCGCGAACTTGGCGGGAGCGCCTAGCTTTCGGACCTTTGTTTCGGGCGACTCGCTGGGTGTTGGAGGCGATTTTTTCGAGATTGCAAAGCTTGTCGGCTCGCTTCTTGTCGGGCCAGCAGCGGCAGGACGCGGCGGAATGGGCAGGTGCGGCACGGCGTTCGCTGGCCTTGCATGGAAACGCTGCCAAGTGGCTTGCTTTTTCCAAGATCCAGGCGGCGGCTTTGTTTTTTAATTTCGGTGTGCTTGCGGCCCTGCTGGTATCGGTGGTTTTCTCGGACCGAGCTTTCGGTTGGCAGACGACCTTGAATGCGGAGGCAGATTCGGTGAGCCAGCTTGTTCGCTGGGTTGCGGCGCCGTGGTCTGCTTTCTATGGCGAAGGGAAAGGCTATCCTGACCTGCAGCAAATCGAGGGTAGTCGGATCGTATTGAAAGAAGGGATACGTGGACTGGAAAGCGAGGACCTCGCGGCATGGTGGCGTTTTTTGGCTCTTGGCGTACTGACGTATGGGGTTTTACCTCGCATCCTTTTCTATCTTTTGGGCAAGTGGCAGCTACGTGCGGCCTTGGCCCGCTATGATTTTAGCAATGCCTCGGCGGAACGTTTGCTGCAGCGCTTGAGGCCGGATTCTCCTCGCTTCGACGCGGAGAAAGTCGCTCAGGGGGCTGAAGGGCTGGAGCCCCGCGTGGAGATTACAGGGGAGGACGCGAGCCGAATCCGACGAGTCTGCTGTCTCTGCTCGAGCGAGCTGGGCGAAGCTTTCGACTTGGAAGCCTTGCGATTGCGTTTGGCGGAGAGGTGGCAGCTTTGGGAAGGTAAGATGGAAGTGAAAACTTATCAAAACGGCAAGATCGCGGAGGCGGCAGCGGAGCTTGGGAGCGAGGTTCAACTGGCGCTTGTATTCGAAAGTTGGATGCCGCCGATCCGGGAGATCGAACGTCAAGTGAAAGCCTTGCGGGCTCAACTTGATAAGCGCAGCTTGCTGAAAATCGTTTTGCTGGGAATTCCTGCCTCTGCGGAAGAGGAGATCTCCTTGCATCCGGATAAGCAGTACGCGGAGGCGTGGCGTTCCTTTGTGCTCCGCTTGGGCGATCCCTATTTAATCCTAGACAATCCAGCCGTATGA
- a CDS encoding glutaminase: MRTDYGEVLREIADAVGKLEKSGEVAHYIPALAKVDPDQYAMFAEIPGKECHGVGAVDTVFSIQSISKAITLAMVIEKKGESLWERVGVEPSGNAFNSLFQLEREMGKPRNPFINAGAIVVADELLSLYDDAKGHLLQLARELAGDETIDYDVEVAKGEMATCHTNYSLAHFLKSHGNLRNRVEDVIELYCYQCSLTMSARTLARSFSFQCSDGVIPYSGRRFLTASQSKRLNSVMLTCGFYDQAGAFAYQVGLPGKSGVGGGIVAVVPGFMSVAVWSPRLNKYGNSVLGIESLERFTTKTNLAIF; encoded by the coding sequence ATGAGGACGGACTACGGGGAGGTTTTGCGCGAGATCGCGGATGCGGTGGGGAAGCTGGAAAAGTCGGGCGAGGTGGCCCACTATATCCCTGCCTTGGCCAAGGTGGATCCGGACCAGTATGCCATGTTCGCGGAAATTCCGGGAAAGGAGTGCCATGGTGTGGGAGCGGTGGATACGGTGTTTTCGATCCAGAGCATTTCCAAGGCGATCACCTTGGCGATGGTGATTGAAAAGAAGGGAGAGTCGCTTTGGGAGCGGGTGGGAGTGGAGCCGAGCGGCAACGCTTTCAACTCGCTTTTCCAGCTGGAAAGGGAGATGGGCAAGCCGCGCAACCCGTTTATCAACGCTGGCGCCATTGTAGTGGCAGACGAACTACTGAGCCTTTACGACGATGCGAAGGGGCACTTGTTGCAGCTGGCGCGGGAGTTGGCGGGGGACGAGACGATCGACTATGACGTGGAGGTGGCGAAGGGAGAGATGGCGACCTGCCATACGAACTATTCGCTCGCCCATTTCTTGAAGTCACATGGCAATTTGAGGAATCGGGTGGAGGACGTGATCGAGCTTTATTGCTACCAGTGTTCCTTGACGATGAGCGCCAGGACCTTGGCCCGCAGCTTTAGCTTTCAGTGCAGCGACGGAGTGATCCCCTACAGCGGCCGCCGGTTTTTGACTGCTAGCCAAAGCAAGCGCTTGAACAGCGTGATGCTGACCTGCGGCTTTTACGATCAGGCGGGAGCCTTCGCGTACCAAGTTGGCTTGCCCGGCAAGAGCGGAGTGGGTGGCGGCATCGTGGCGGTGGTGCCCGGTTTCATGAGCGTGGCGGTTTGGAGTCCGCGTTTGAACAAGTACGGCAATTCGGTCTTGGGAATCGAGTCCTTGGAGCGCTTTACCACGAAGACCAACCTGGCGATTTTTTGA
- a CDS encoding zinc-binding metallopeptidase family protein, with protein sequence MKNYYCPQCEARVFFSNTVCLSCHTQLGFDIESLEMVALAAGSNTTAYRACQNYSQHATCNWTLPSDSPRSLCCSCQLTETIPNLAHPENKVAWAKIEDAKRRLVYNLNRLGLRPQPRSKTSPNGLVFRFLADSPEPEAPPVLTGHASGVVTLNIAEANDAERERRRTALGEPYRTLLGHLRHEVGHYYWDILVEDSQRDAFRSLFGDETVDYGEALKKHYANGAPANWSKTHISSYATAHAWEDWAETWAHYLHMMDAIGTAIYSSVNIAKSHKQDPTFYHRRIDPTRFDSIIKAWPALACLINSFNRSLGTPDAYPFVTAPPVAEKLRFIHELIQQHVKNSNKPRTP encoded by the coding sequence ATGAAAAACTACTACTGCCCTCAGTGCGAAGCTCGCGTCTTCTTTTCCAATACCGTCTGCCTCAGCTGCCATACCCAGCTCGGCTTCGACATCGAAAGCCTTGAAATGGTCGCCCTCGCCGCCGGGTCAAACACCACCGCCTACAGGGCCTGCCAGAACTACAGCCAGCACGCCACCTGCAACTGGACCCTTCCCTCCGACTCCCCCCGTTCTCTCTGCTGCTCCTGCCAGCTCACCGAGACTATTCCTAATTTGGCCCATCCCGAGAACAAAGTCGCATGGGCAAAAATCGAGGACGCCAAGCGTCGCCTTGTCTACAACCTCAACCGCCTCGGACTCCGCCCCCAGCCCCGGAGCAAAACCAGCCCGAACGGACTCGTCTTTCGCTTCCTCGCCGACTCGCCCGAGCCGGAAGCCCCACCCGTGCTGACCGGCCACGCATCCGGAGTTGTAACCCTGAATATCGCTGAAGCCAACGATGCCGAACGGGAGCGGCGGCGCACCGCTCTCGGCGAACCCTATCGCACCCTCCTAGGACACCTCCGCCACGAGGTCGGCCACTATTACTGGGACATTCTCGTTGAAGATTCCCAACGCGACGCCTTCCGGTCCCTTTTCGGCGACGAAACGGTCGACTACGGCGAGGCCCTCAAAAAACACTACGCCAACGGAGCACCAGCCAATTGGTCGAAGACGCATATCAGCAGTTATGCCACTGCCCACGCCTGGGAGGACTGGGCCGAAACCTGGGCTCACTACCTGCACATGATGGACGCCATCGGCACCGCAATCTATTCAAGCGTCAACATCGCCAAATCCCACAAGCAGGATCCCACCTTCTACCACCGGCGTATCGACCCCACTCGCTTCGACTCCATCATCAAAGCTTGGCCCGCTCTCGCCTGCCTCATCAATTCCTTCAACCGCAGCCTCGGCACGCCTGACGCCTACCCTTTCGTCACCGCACCGCCCGTAGCCGAAAAACTGCGCTTCATTCACGAGCTCATACAGCAGCACGTCAAAAACTCCAACAAGCCGCGCACACCTTAA